A part of Endomicrobiales bacterium genomic DNA contains:
- a CDS encoding ABC transporter permease, giving the protein MKHYFNTILRVIGAKLIDTATSLGEVTKLFTQTFYWIFRLKIDAKNTVAQMLEVGWASVPVIALTSLFTGMVLALQTGASSKNIFNDPVYIGTIVGFSLVKELGPVLTSVIIAGRVGASIAAELGTMKVTEQLDALKTLGTNPVRYLAVPRFLAFITMVPLLSAFANVVGILGGMLVCSSMWRIPSTIYYDDIFNYMVIGDFFHGMIKSMIFGLIIVTTACYKGFNCEGGAEGVGKATTSAVMIAMVMILVSDYFLSVALVAIGIG; this is encoded by the coding sequence ATGAAACATTATTTTAACACGATATTAAGGGTTATAGGCGCAAAGTTAATAGATACCGCCACCTCTTTAGGTGAAGTGACTAAACTTTTTACACAAACATTTTATTGGATATTCCGGTTAAAAATAGATGCAAAAAACACAGTTGCTCAAATGCTTGAAGTGGGTTGGGCATCGGTGCCGGTTATTGCTTTAACATCTCTTTTTACAGGAATGGTTTTAGCGTTGCAAACCGGCGCGTCTTCAAAAAACATTTTTAATGATCCTGTATACATAGGTACAATAGTTGGATTTTCTCTTGTTAAAGAGCTTGGTCCGGTGCTTACATCTGTAATAATTGCCGGGCGCGTTGGCGCTTCAATTGCTGCGGAACTTGGCACTATGAAAGTTACCGAACAGCTTGATGCCTTAAAAACACTTGGGACAAATCCTGTGCGTTATTTGGCTGTTCCCAGATTCTTAGCATTTATAACTATGGTGCCGTTGCTTAGCGCATTTGCAAATGTTGTAGGTATTTTAGGTGGTATGCTGGTGTGTTCATCAATGTGGCGAATACCCTCAACAATTTATTATGACGATATTTTCAACTATATGGTAATTGGTGATTTTTTTCATGGCATGATTAAATCTATGATTTTTGGGTTGATAATAGTAACAACCGCGTGCTATAAAGGTTTTAACTGTGAGGGTGGCGCTGAAGGTGTAGGTAAGGCAACAACAAGCGCGGTTATGATAGCAATGGTAATGATACTAGTTTCAGATTATTTTTTATCTGTCGCACTGGTTGCCATAGGCATTGGTTGA
- the alr gene encoding alanine racemase, with the protein MPSNAPSNHEQGSRSKKETVYTWQFTRSRNKILRPNYSVIDTAAFAANIKSIKKFLEKKLGKKPGIIAVIKANAYGHGAVPLAKVAVENGVAYLGVASIEEGIALREEGIKAPILILGSIFPLENLQYAARYNLVPTISSLYGVNALSRLAKKLGRKLSFHLKVDVGMGRIGLSAPSAFAVLKKIVSLKEIVMEGLYTHFPCADNDVACTKAQFEKFLEVVKFAKSLKLKFGSHCANSSALLKMPQTALDLVRPGLLLYGLEPFEGAGKKISIKPVLSWKAAIVFLKRVRKATPISYGAAFVTKRNSVIATIPTGYADGYARLLSGKAQVLVRGVRCPVLGRVTMDMIMADVSDVPGVSIGDEVVLLGVQGAQRISAQELSKYCDTINYEITCQISARVPRVLI; encoded by the coding sequence ATGCCAAGTAACGCGCCTTCTAACCATGAACAGGGAAGCAGGTCTAAAAAAGAAACTGTGTATACATGGCAGTTTACCCGCTCACGCAACAAAATACTCCGTCCCAACTACTCAGTTATTGATACCGCCGCATTCGCAGCTAATATAAAATCCATCAAAAAATTTCTTGAAAAAAAACTTGGCAAAAAGCCGGGCATTATTGCTGTTATTAAGGCAAATGCTTACGGGCATGGGGCAGTACCATTGGCAAAAGTTGCCGTTGAAAATGGTGTTGCGTATTTAGGTGTTGCGTCTATTGAAGAAGGCATTGCCTTGCGTGAAGAAGGCATTAAAGCGCCCATATTAATTCTTGGCAGTATATTTCCATTAGAAAATTTGCAGTATGCGGCGCGTTATAATCTGGTTCCTACAATTTCAAGTTTATATGGTGTTAACGCCCTTAGCCGTCTTGCAAAAAAATTAGGCAGAAAACTTAGTTTCCACTTGAAAGTTGATGTGGGTATGGGTAGAATTGGGCTTAGCGCGCCGTCTGCTTTTGCGGTTCTTAAAAAAATTGTTTCACTAAAAGAAATTGTTATGGAAGGGCTTTACACACATTTTCCGTGCGCCGATAACGATGTTGCCTGCACAAAGGCGCAGTTTGAAAAGTTCTTAGAGGTTGTAAAATTCGCAAAGTCGCTGAAGTTAAAGTTTGGCTCGCATTGTGCGAACTCATCAGCGCTTTTAAAAATGCCGCAAACAGCATTAGATTTAGTTAGACCAGGTCTTTTACTTTATGGTCTTGAGCCATTTGAGGGTGCCGGTAAAAAAATATCAATAAAGCCGGTTCTAAGTTGGAAGGCCGCGATAGTTTTTTTAAAAAGAGTACGCAAAGCCACGCCAATAAGTTACGGTGCGGCATTCGTTACAAAAAGAAATTCTGTCATTGCAACAATTCCAACTGGCTACGCCGATGGTTACGCACGGTTGCTTTCAGGCAAGGCGCAAGTTTTAGTTAGGGGTGTCAGGTGCCCTGTGCTCGGGCGTGTAACAATGGATATGATTATGGCAGATGTTAGCGATGTGCCGGGTGTTTCAATCGGCGATGAGGTTGTGCTGCTTGGTGTGCAGGGTGCTCAAAGAATATCCGCGCAAGAGCTATCCAAGTATTGTGATACAATAAACTACGAAATAACCTGTCAAATAAGTGCCAGAGTGCCAAGGGTTCTCATATGA
- the dnaB gene encoding replicative DNA helicase encodes MAEMLGKIPPQSPEAEMAVLGAMLIEKEAVVRAIEILDSGDFYKSAHRAIYNAITELFSNNEPVDEITVVEKLKKEKVLQDIGGASYITSLTNFVSTAANIENYAKIVKEKSILRAIIVAGTNMVELGYRDDSIPDEILDRSEAKLFEINNSRTQKGFSDLPKALRETLKYMEQIHKDRRDVPGLATGFTDLDDLTTGFNPGELIIIAGRPGMGKTAFALNIVEHVAVKEKKSVAVFSLEMSVSSMLTRLVCSLARVNLQDVRKGKIANHWADITTVVSKISEAPIFIDDSSSINALDIRAKSRRLALELKSQGKKLSMIVIDYLQFMTTSRRVESREKEVAEMSRALKSLAKDLAVPVVVLSQLSRKPEEGGREGKPKLSDLRESGAIEQDADVVMFIYRDGYYDKNDPDKAKTASIIVAKQRNGPTGDIKLVFNGEYTRFDNLSARES; translated from the coding sequence ATGGCAGAGATGCTTGGTAAAATACCGCCGCAATCCCCTGAGGCCGAAATGGCTGTTTTGGGGGCTATGCTTATTGAAAAAGAAGCCGTAGTAAGGGCCATTGAAATCCTTGACTCAGGCGACTTTTACAAAAGCGCGCACAGGGCAATTTATAATGCCATAACGGAACTTTTTTCAAACAACGAGCCGGTTGATGAAATAACCGTGGTGGAAAAGCTGAAAAAAGAAAAAGTGCTTCAGGATATTGGCGGCGCAAGTTATATTACATCGCTTACCAACTTTGTTTCTACCGCCGCGAATATTGAAAACTACGCTAAAATTGTAAAAGAAAAATCCATCTTGCGTGCTATAATTGTTGCCGGTACAAATATGGTTGAGTTGGGCTACCGCGACGATTCTATCCCCGATGAAATTCTTGACCGGTCAGAAGCAAAGCTTTTTGAAATAAATAACAGCCGTACCCAAAAGGGTTTTTCAGACCTGCCGAAGGCCTTGCGAGAAACCCTTAAATATATGGAGCAGATTCACAAAGACCGGCGCGATGTTCCCGGCCTTGCAACAGGTTTTACTGACCTTGACGATTTAACCACTGGTTTTAACCCGGGCGAGCTTATAATAATTGCCGGAAGGCCTGGTATGGGCAAAACCGCTTTTGCACTAAACATAGTTGAGCATGTGGCTGTAAAAGAAAAAAAATCAGTGGCTGTTTTCTCGCTTGAAATGTCGGTTAGCTCTATGCTTACTCGTTTGGTTTGCTCGCTTGCCAGAGTTAACCTGCAAGATGTAAGAAAAGGCAAAATAGCAAACCACTGGGCAGATATTACAACTGTTGTTAGTAAAATTTCTGAAGCCCCTATTTTTATAGACGATAGTTCCAGTATTAATGCTTTAGACATTCGCGCAAAATCAAGGCGGCTTGCACTTGAGTTAAAATCGCAGGGTAAAAAACTTTCAATGATAGTTATTGATTATTTGCAGTTTATGACAACTTCCCGCAGGGTTGAATCACGCGAAAAAGAAGTGGCAGAAATGAGCCGTGCCCTTAAATCACTTGCAAAAGACCTTGCAGTTCCTGTTGTTGTTCTCTCTCAGCTTTCAAGAAAACCAGAAGAGGGTGGCAGAGAAGGCAAACCAAAACTTTCAGACCTTAGAGAGTCGGGTGCTATTGAACAAGATGCCGATGTGGTAATGTTCATTTATCGCGACGGTTACTATGATAAAAATGACCCGGATAAAGCTAAAACCGCGAGCATAATTGTGGCAAAACAACGCAACGGCCCAACGGGAGATATAAAGCTTGTATTTAATGGAGAGTACACCAGATTTGATAATCTTTCAGCAAGAGAAAGCTAA
- the rplI gene encoding 50S ribosomal protein L9: MKVIFRSDIKGVGRLGDVKNVADGYARNYLFPRQLAFEATVANAKKWELEKAKFEKQREQVVEDAKNLATQVEATSLTISVNVGENGKLFGSVTNADIAKALAERGFIVEKRDVLMAEPLKEIGAYTIDVRLHHDVTAKVKVWLVSAKPAEKQETAETK, from the coding sequence ATGAAAGTAATTTTTCGTTCCGACATAAAAGGGGTGGGCCGCCTTGGCGATGTGAAAAATGTTGCCGATGGTTATGCCCGTAATTATCTTTTTCCAAGACAACTTGCGTTTGAGGCAACCGTTGCCAATGCAAAAAAGTGGGAACTGGAAAAAGCAAAGTTTGAAAAACAAAGAGAGCAGGTTGTGGAAGATGCCAAGAATTTAGCCACGCAAGTTGAGGCGACATCTTTAACGATTAGCGTTAATGTCGGCGAAAATGGCAAGCTTTTTGGCTCTGTTACAAATGCCGACATTGCAAAAGCATTGGCAGAGCGCGGTTTTATCGTTGAAAAACGTGATGTGCTTATGGCTGAACCTCTAAAAGAAATTGGTGCATATACAATTGATGTCCGTTTGCACCATGATGTAACTGCCAAAGTAAAAGTTTGGCTTGTTTCTGCAAAGCCCGCAGAGAAACAAGAAACTGCAGAAACAAAATAA
- the rpsR gene encoding 30S ribosomal protein S18, translating into MRPRKGGMFAKRKVCRFCAEKMEIDYKNLNLIRSFMSDKGKIISGRVTGVCAKHQRHLTTAIKRARMLALLPFTVE; encoded by the coding sequence ATGAGGCCGCGTAAAGGTGGCATGTTTGCCAAAAGAAAAGTTTGCCGTTTTTGTGCGGAAAAAATGGAGATAGATTATAAAAACTTAAACCTTATCCGCAGCTTTATGAGTGATAAGGGTAAAATAATTTCTGGCAGAGTTACCGGCGTTTGCGCAAAACATCAAAGACACTTAACAACAGCAATTAAAAGGGCAAGAATGCTTGCGTTATTGCCCTTTACCGTAGAGTAA
- a CDS encoding single-stranded DNA-binding protein: MANSNLRLPEQNSVNLVGRVVRDPEVKSTKTGSSVCNFSIALNSRYKDKLTGVWKDGEPTYVQIVVWGDSGVRCGERLKKGSPVHIEGRLQSRAWETKDGEKRNSLEVVAKRVQFLSFESADKQGQGADSDDSKQVSAPAEVADDEEIPF; this comes from the coding sequence ATGGCGAACAGCAATCTTAGGTTACCCGAGCAAAATAGCGTAAACCTTGTGGGCCGTGTTGTTAGAGACCCTGAGGTAAAAAGTACAAAAACAGGCAGTTCAGTTTGCAACTTTTCTATTGCTTTAAACAGCCGCTACAAAGATAAGCTCACAGGTGTATGGAAAGACGGCGAACCTACTTATGTGCAAATAGTTGTTTGGGGTGATTCTGGCGTAAGGTGTGGTGAGCGTTTAAAAAAAGGCAGCCCGGTGCATATTGAAGGCCGTTTGCAAAGCCGCGCTTGGGAAACAAAAGACGGCGAGAAAAGAAATTCTTTGGAAGTTGTTGCAAAAAGGGTTCAGTTTCTTTCATTTGAGAGCGCGGATAAACAAGGGCAAGGCGCCGATTCTGACGATTCAAAACAAGTAAGTGCCCCGGCTGAAGTTGCCGACGATGAAGAGATACCTTTTTAA
- the rpsF gene encoding 30S ribosomal protein S6, which yields MPNYESTFICSPETPAEKIEELTEKAKKIIESNGGKVTLVQNLGKKRLAYPINKLREGSYVYFEITAPGVIVSVLENFYKVNEPIIRSLTVKVEKKAPPKPVVVAAPETTPEVKADAEVKTVEVKTDGEQQS from the coding sequence ATGCCCAATTATGAGAGTACATTTATTTGCTCGCCAGAAACACCAGCCGAAAAGATTGAAGAACTTACCGAGAAAGCAAAAAAAATCATTGAGTCAAACGGCGGCAAGGTAACCTTAGTTCAAAACTTAGGTAAAAAACGCCTTGCTTATCCAATCAACAAACTTCGCGAAGGCAGCTATGTTTATTTTGAAATAACAGCTCCTGGCGTTATTGTGTCGGTGTTAGAAAACTTTTATAAGGTTAACGAACCTATTATCCGTTCTCTTACAGTCAAGGTTGAGAAAAAGGCCCCGCCAAAACCAGTTGTAGTTGCCGCGCCAGAAACAACACCAGAAGTTAAAGCGGATGCAGAAGTAAAAACTGTGGAGGTAAAAACCGATGGCGAACAGCAATCTTAG